Proteins encoded together in one Mycolicibacter minnesotensis window:
- a CDS encoding VOC family protein, protein MIKPHGVNTEFEISGINHVAMVCSDMERTVDFYTNILGMPLIKSLDLPAGIGQHFFFDAGNGDCVAFFWFRDAPDRVPGISSPAAIPGIGEITSAVSTLNHLAFHVPADKFDAYRQRLKEKGVRVGPVLNHDESEWQASPTLHPGVYVRSFYFQDPDGITLEFACWTKEFTGDEAHVTPKTAADRRVPAST, encoded by the coding sequence ATGATCAAGCCGCACGGTGTCAACACCGAGTTCGAAATCAGTGGGATCAACCACGTGGCGATGGTGTGCTCGGACATGGAACGCACCGTCGACTTCTATACCAACATCTTGGGCATGCCGTTGATCAAGTCGCTGGACCTGCCCGCGGGCATCGGTCAGCACTTCTTCTTCGACGCCGGCAACGGGGACTGCGTGGCCTTCTTCTGGTTCCGCGACGCCCCTGACCGGGTTCCCGGTATCTCGTCGCCGGCCGCCATACCCGGGATCGGCGAGATCACGAGTGCCGTGAGCACACTCAATCACCTCGCCTTCCATGTGCCGGCGGACAAGTTCGATGCCTACCGCCAGCGACTCAAGGAGAAGGGTGTTCGGGTGGGGCCGGTCCTCAACCACGACGAGTCCGAGTGGCAGGCCAGCCCGACCTTGCATCCCGGCGTCTATGTCCGCTCCTTCTATTTCCAGGACCCCGACGGCATCACCCTGGAATTCGCCTGCTGGACCAAAGAATTCACCGGCGACGAAGCGCACGTCACGCCCAAAACGGCAGCCGATCGCCGGGTTCCGGCCAGCACCTAG
- a CDS encoding FUSC family protein, which translates to MTRTVLRTCGGLFRGRSDLLGTVVWPSTQTALAAGFAWYLARDALGHPAPFFAPIAAAVCMWATNVVRAELAVEMMVGVGLGIGLGSGVHRFLGTGPFAMAVVVFASLCAALLVGRRFLIQRPMFVNQTVISAILVLAFPHGGVGAERLFDALIGGGIAVIFSVVLFPKNPLAVLRAARTEVLATLRVLLSQLDHRSGDPNWLQPVAAQLYHRLARLSEARGTAEQVAQICPLRWSLRDATRVADRQAAQLSLLAGSVLHLARVVTEAGQTVTEPTDTAIDELAAAVAALTGGAWTPAASHAQAARDQLVAPGGEVLQAAALHTCVDELDLLIGLAIPPRAG; encoded by the coding sequence ATGACCAGAACCGTATTGCGTACCTGCGGCGGTCTGTTTCGTGGACGGTCGGACCTGCTCGGGACCGTTGTGTGGCCCAGCACGCAGACCGCACTGGCCGCGGGCTTTGCCTGGTATCTCGCTCGCGATGCACTCGGGCACCCTGCCCCGTTCTTTGCTCCGATCGCGGCGGCTGTGTGCATGTGGGCGACCAACGTGGTCCGCGCAGAACTCGCGGTCGAGATGATGGTCGGCGTCGGCTTGGGGATCGGTTTGGGCAGCGGCGTGCACAGGTTCCTGGGCACCGGCCCGTTCGCGATGGCCGTTGTTGTCTTCGCCTCGCTGTGCGCAGCGTTGTTGGTCGGGAGACGGTTCCTCATCCAACGCCCGATGTTCGTCAATCAGACGGTGATCTCGGCGATCCTCGTGCTGGCGTTTCCGCACGGTGGTGTCGGGGCGGAACGACTGTTCGATGCCCTGATCGGCGGTGGGATCGCGGTGATCTTCAGCGTGGTTCTGTTTCCGAAGAATCCGCTGGCGGTGTTGCGCGCTGCCCGTACCGAGGTGCTGGCCACGCTGCGGGTGCTGCTCAGCCAGCTCGATCACCGATCCGGGGATCCGAACTGGCTACAGCCGGTGGCCGCGCAGCTCTACCACCGGCTGGCCCGCCTGAGCGAAGCCCGTGGCACCGCCGAGCAAGTAGCGCAGATCTGTCCGTTGCGGTGGTCCTTGCGCGACGCGACGCGGGTCGCCGATCGACAAGCCGCTCAACTGTCCCTGCTGGCCGGTTCAGTCCTTCATCTCGCGCGCGTCGTGACCGAGGCCGGCCAAACCGTCACCGAACCGACCGACACTGCCATCGACGAGCTGGCCGCGGCGGTCGCCGCCCTGACCGGCGGAGCCTGGACTCCCGCTGCGTCGCACGCTCAGGCGGCCCGTGACCAGCTTGTGGCGCCCGGGGGCGAAGTGCTGCAGGCCGCTGCCCTACACACCTGCGTCGACGAGCTCGACCTGCTGATCGGTCTCGCCATCCCGCCTAGAGCGGGCTAG
- the fdhD gene encoding formate dehydrogenase accessory sulfurtransferase FdhD — MGRVTTRRSARHLLGGRAADRSETLAVEEPLEIRLNGSALTVTMRTPGSDIELAQGFLLTEGVIARRDDIATIRYCPGADADGVNSYNVLDVVLSPGVPLPEIDVTRNFYTTSSCGVCGKASLEAVRTVSRHCPGDDPVTVSAQAITVMPGRLREAQKVFDSTGGLHAAALFDKDAQLLVVREDIGRHNAVDKVIGWAVEHGRIPLTGTVLLVSGRASFELTQKAVMAGIPLLAAVSAPSSLAVDLAAQSGMTLIAFLRGESMNVYSRADRIIH, encoded by the coding sequence ATGGGACGGGTGACCACCCGCCGTAGTGCCCGTCACCTGCTAGGTGGCCGTGCAGCGGACAGGTCTGAGACGCTGGCCGTGGAGGAGCCGCTGGAGATCAGGCTCAACGGCAGCGCCTTGACGGTTACCATGCGCACCCCGGGCTCCGATATCGAACTCGCACAAGGGTTTCTGCTGACCGAAGGGGTGATCGCCCGACGGGACGACATTGCGACCATCCGGTATTGCCCAGGTGCCGATGCGGACGGAGTGAACAGCTACAACGTTCTCGACGTCGTCTTGTCCCCCGGTGTCCCGCTGCCCGAGATTGACGTCACGCGCAATTTCTACACAACGTCGTCGTGTGGCGTCTGTGGAAAGGCGTCGCTGGAGGCGGTTCGGACGGTCAGTCGACACTGCCCCGGCGACGATCCGGTAACCGTTTCGGCGCAGGCCATCACCGTCATGCCGGGCCGACTCCGTGAGGCGCAGAAGGTGTTTGACAGTACCGGCGGTCTGCATGCGGCAGCACTGTTCGACAAAGATGCCCAGTTACTGGTGGTGCGCGAGGATATCGGCCGGCACAACGCGGTGGACAAGGTAATCGGTTGGGCGGTCGAACATGGCCGGATCCCACTGACCGGCACGGTCCTGTTGGTCAGCGGGCGCGCGTCGTTCGAGCTGACGCAAAAGGCAGTGATGGCCGGGATACCCTTATTGGCAGCGGTTTCCGCGCCATCCTCGCTGGCGGTCGACCTCGCCGCGCAGTCCGGTATGACGCTCATAGCGTTCCTGCGCGGAGAGTCCATGAACGTCTACAGCAGGGCTGACCGGATCATCCACTGA
- a CDS encoding class I SAM-dependent methyltransferase, with protein MRSEGDSWDITTSVGSTALFVATARALEAAKPDPLAVDPYAELFCRAARGDWAAVLDGNQPDHELLTNDFGQHFVNFQGARTRYFDDYLRGAVAAGIRQVVILASGLDSRAFRSPWPDGTTIFELDQPQVLAFKSYVLSQRGIRATAERREVAVDLREDWPQALRDAGFDPTRPSAWIAEGLLIYLPADAQQLLFAGIDGLAAPGSHVAVEDGAPMPEDDFDAAVAAEVAAGDDTRNFHRLVYNEQHAPADQWFGARGWAAVATPLAEYLRRLGRPVPDPATPAGQMVARNSLVSAVKE; from the coding sequence ATGCGTAGTGAAGGTGACAGCTGGGATATCACCACCAGCGTTGGTTCGACCGCCTTGTTCGTGGCGACCGCCAGAGCGTTGGAGGCCGCCAAGCCTGATCCGCTGGCGGTCGATCCCTACGCCGAGCTGTTCTGCCGGGCGGCCCGCGGGGACTGGGCCGCCGTGCTGGACGGCAACCAGCCCGACCATGAATTGTTGACCAACGATTTCGGTCAGCACTTCGTCAACTTCCAGGGCGCCCGCACCCGCTACTTCGACGACTATCTCCGGGGTGCCGTGGCGGCGGGCATACGTCAGGTAGTGATTCTGGCGTCCGGACTGGACTCGCGGGCCTTCCGGTCGCCCTGGCCGGACGGCACCACGATCTTCGAATTGGACCAGCCGCAGGTGCTCGCCTTCAAGAGCTATGTGCTGTCTCAGCGTGGCATCCGGGCGACTGCCGAACGGCGGGAAGTGGCTGTCGACCTGCGTGAGGACTGGCCCCAGGCGCTGCGCGACGCCGGCTTCGACCCGACCAGGCCCTCGGCGTGGATTGCCGAGGGCCTACTGATCTATCTGCCCGCCGATGCGCAGCAGCTGTTGTTCGCCGGGATCGACGGCTTGGCCGCCCCGGGCAGTCACGTCGCAGTGGAGGACGGTGCCCCGATGCCCGAGGACGACTTTGACGCTGCGGTAGCGGCCGAAGTCGCGGCCGGCGACGACACCCGCAACTTTCATCGGTTGGTCTACAACGAGCAACATGCACCCGCCGACCAGTGGTTCGGGGCTCGGGGATGGGCGGCGGTCGCCACACCGCTGGCCGAGTATCTGCGGCGGCTGGGTCGGCCCGTCCCGGACCCGGCCACCCCAGCCGGTCAGATGGTCGCGCGGAACTCGTTGGTCTCGGCGGTCAAGGAGTAG
- the eccA gene encoding type VII secretion AAA-ATPase EccA, whose product MNNGDAAVLTPQPRVDEETVSRFATCCRALGIEVYQRKRPADLAAARTGFVALTRVAHEQCDAWTGLAAAGDQSPRVLAAISQTAASSGALQRRLELKPGALGFHYDTGLYLKFRATEADDFHLAHAAQLAMAGRCAEANAVVAEISKRRPDWNDARWMAIAVNHHAGRWSEMVKLLTPIVNDPDRDELFSHAAKIALGIALARLGMYAPALSYLEEPEGPIAVAATDGALAKGLILRAQDDEESAAEVLQDLYAANPENEEVQHALLDHSFGIVTTTAARIEARTDPWDPATEPTAEDFVDPSAHERKAELLAEAERELGEFIGLAEVKNQVQRLKSSVAMEVVRKQHGLAVGQRAHHLVFAGPPGTGKTTIARVVAKIYCGLGLLKKENIKEVHRADLIGQHIGETEAKTNAIIDSALDGVLFLDEAYALVATGAKNDFGLVAIDTLLARMENDRDRLVVIVAGYRADLDRLLDTNEGLRSRFTRSIEFPSYEPSELVEIAYKMAEHRDSRFEPDALSEMQTLFAQLAAASSPDANGVDRRSLDIAGNGRFVRNLVERSEEEREFRLDHSEQSGTGLFTDEELMTITTDDVRNSVAPLLRGLGLEGKA is encoded by the coding sequence ATGAACAACGGTGATGCGGCTGTGCTCACCCCGCAACCCCGGGTGGACGAGGAGACGGTCAGCCGGTTCGCCACCTGCTGTCGGGCCCTCGGTATCGAGGTCTACCAGCGCAAACGGCCCGCCGACCTGGCAGCTGCTCGCACCGGTTTCGTCGCGCTGACGCGGGTCGCCCACGAGCAATGTGACGCGTGGACCGGCCTGGCCGCCGCGGGTGACCAGTCCCCGCGAGTGCTGGCTGCCATCTCGCAGACTGCCGCCAGCTCCGGAGCGTTGCAACGGCGCCTGGAACTCAAGCCGGGAGCTCTGGGTTTCCACTACGACACCGGGCTGTACCTCAAGTTCCGCGCCACCGAAGCCGACGACTTCCACCTGGCCCACGCCGCACAATTGGCGATGGCCGGCCGGTGCGCCGAGGCCAACGCAGTGGTCGCCGAGATCAGCAAGCGCCGTCCCGACTGGAATGACGCTCGCTGGATGGCGATTGCGGTCAACCACCACGCCGGTCGCTGGTCAGAAATGGTCAAGCTGCTGACGCCGATCGTCAACGATCCAGACCGCGACGAGCTGTTCTCGCACGCCGCCAAGATCGCGCTGGGGATCGCCTTGGCCCGGCTGGGTATGTATGCGCCGGCGTTGTCCTACCTCGAGGAGCCGGAGGGCCCGATCGCTGTCGCCGCCACCGATGGCGCGCTGGCAAAGGGTCTTATCTTGCGGGCGCAGGACGATGAAGAGTCCGCGGCGGAGGTGCTGCAGGACCTCTACGCGGCCAATCCGGAGAACGAAGAGGTCCAGCATGCCTTGCTGGACCACAGTTTCGGGATCGTCACGACCACCGCGGCCCGTATCGAAGCCCGCACCGATCCCTGGGACCCCGCGACCGAGCCGACGGCTGAAGACTTCGTCGACCCGTCCGCCCACGAACGCAAGGCTGAGCTTCTGGCCGAGGCCGAGCGGGAACTCGGTGAGTTCATCGGTCTGGCCGAGGTTAAGAACCAGGTGCAGCGCCTCAAGAGCTCGGTGGCCATGGAAGTGGTGCGCAAGCAACACGGGCTTGCCGTCGGTCAGCGCGCGCACCACCTGGTTTTCGCGGGCCCGCCCGGAACCGGTAAGACCACCATCGCCCGCGTGGTGGCCAAGATCTACTGCGGCCTGGGGCTGTTGAAGAAAGAGAACATCAAAGAGGTCCACCGCGCCGACCTGATCGGTCAGCACATCGGGGAGACCGAGGCCAAGACCAACGCGATCATCGACAGCGCGTTGGACGGCGTGCTGTTCCTCGATGAGGCCTACGCCCTGGTGGCCACCGGTGCCAAGAACGACTTCGGCCTGGTCGCCATCGACACGCTGCTGGCGCGGATGGAGAACGACCGGGATCGCCTTGTGGTGATCGTCGCCGGTTACCGGGCCGACCTCGACCGGCTCCTCGACACCAACGAAGGTCTGCGCTCGCGCTTCACCCGCAGCATCGAATTCCCCTCGTACGAGCCGTCGGAGCTGGTGGAGATCGCCTACAAGATGGCCGAGCATCGCGACAGCCGTTTCGAGCCGGACGCCCTCAGTGAGATGCAGACACTGTTCGCGCAACTGGCGGCGGCGTCGAGCCCGGATGCCAATGGTGTTGATCGGCGCAGCCTCGACATCGCCGGTAACGGCCGGTTCGTGCGAAACCTGGTGGAGCGCTCCGAAGAAGAGCGTGAATTCCGGCTTGACCATTCCGAACAGTCCGGCACCGGGCTGTTCACCGATGAGGAGCTCATGACCATCACGACCGACGATGTTCGTAACTCGGTGGCACCGTTGCTGCGCGGCCTGGGCCTGGAGGGCAAGGCATGA
- the eccB gene encoding type VII secretion protein EccB, translating into MSEQFDETEDGRRSFASRTPVNENPDRVEYRRGFVTKHQVSGWRFVMRRIASGVALHDTRMLVEPLRSQTRAVLMGLLVLATVVGGCFVFTLIWPNSAANNDPVLADRSTSALYVRVGDQLHPVLNLTSARLIAGRPVNPTTVKSAALDKFARGNLIGIPGAPERMVQSGSRDADWTACDSVTGSAAGVTVIAGPLDNSGSRARALDPEQAVLVDNGAGAWLLWNGKRSRIDLADHAITGALGLGDRGSAVPTPRPIATGLFNAIPEAPALVAPVIPGAGDKPSFDLRVAAPVGAVVAAHSLEGQSDSVLRYYAVLEDGLQPISGVLAAVLRNSDSQGLDRPPVLGADDVARLPVSGLLDVSRFPERPVRVVDVVSAPVTCAQWVRAVGASTSSLVLLSGSVLPLREGVATLDLVGAGVGGTAARVALPAGSGYFVQSVNGDPAADPVAGPLFWVSDTGVRYGIDTEGGTTGGEGDTVSALGLSEPAVPIPWSVLSQFAVGPSLSRSDALLAHDGLAPDARPGRRVSAVGSSGGETR; encoded by the coding sequence ATGAGCGAGCAGTTCGATGAAACTGAGGACGGGCGGCGTTCCTTCGCCTCTCGCACTCCGGTGAACGAGAACCCCGACCGGGTGGAGTACCGACGCGGGTTCGTCACCAAGCACCAGGTCAGTGGGTGGCGCTTCGTCATGCGGCGGATCGCTTCCGGAGTGGCGCTGCACGACACCCGGATGCTGGTGGAGCCGCTGCGCTCGCAGACCCGGGCGGTCCTGATGGGTCTCCTGGTGCTCGCCACGGTGGTCGGCGGCTGCTTCGTCTTCACCCTGATCTGGCCCAACAGTGCGGCCAACAACGATCCGGTGCTGGCCGATCGATCGACTTCGGCGTTGTATGTCCGGGTCGGCGATCAGCTGCATCCGGTGCTGAACCTGACCTCCGCGCGACTCATCGCGGGTCGGCCCGTCAACCCGACCACGGTGAAAAGCGCTGCGCTGGACAAGTTCGCCCGCGGCAATCTGATCGGTATTCCCGGCGCCCCGGAACGCATGGTCCAGAGCGGCTCTCGCGACGCCGACTGGACGGCATGCGACTCGGTGACCGGCTCCGCTGCCGGGGTCACGGTGATCGCAGGGCCGTTGGACAACAGTGGTTCTCGCGCCCGCGCGCTCGACCCGGAGCAGGCAGTCCTGGTCGACAACGGTGCCGGCGCATGGCTGCTGTGGAACGGCAAGCGCAGCCGGATCGACCTGGCCGACCACGCCATCACCGGTGCCCTGGGACTCGGCGACCGGGGTTCGGCGGTTCCCACCCCACGCCCGATCGCCACCGGACTGTTCAATGCGATCCCGGAGGCGCCCGCTCTGGTGGCGCCGGTGATCCCCGGCGCCGGCGACAAGCCGTCGTTCGACTTGCGCGTTGCCGCGCCGGTCGGTGCCGTGGTGGCCGCGCATTCTCTGGAGGGGCAGTCCGACAGCGTGCTGCGTTACTACGCGGTGCTTGAGGATGGGCTACAGCCGATTTCGGGTGTGTTGGCGGCGGTGTTGCGTAATTCGGATTCGCAGGGGTTGGATCGGCCGCCGGTGTTGGGTGCTGATGATGTTGCGCGGTTGCCGGTGTCGGGGTTGTTGGATGTGTCGCGTTTTCCGGAGCGTCCGGTGCGTGTGGTGGATGTGGTGTCGGCTCCGGTGACGTGTGCGCAGTGGGTTAGGGCTGTGGGGGCGTCGACGAGTTCGTTGGTGTTGTTGTCGGGTTCGGTGTTGCCGTTGCGTGAGGGTGTGGCGACGTTGGATTTGGTGGGTGCTGGTGTGGGTGGGACTGCTGCTCGGGTGGCGTTGCCTGCAGGTTCGGGGTATTTCGTGCAGAGCGTTAATGGTGATCCGGCAGCGGATCCGGTTGCAGGTCCGTTGTTTTGGGTTTCTGACACGGGTGTGCGTTATGGCATTGACACTGAGGGCGGCACCACTGGTGGTGAGGGTGACACGGTGTCGGCGTTGGGTTTGAGTGAGCCTGCGGTGCCGATTCCGTGGTCGGTGTTGTCGCAGTTTGCGGTGGGGCCGTCGTTGTCGCGGTCGGATGCGTTGTTGGCTCATGACGGTTTGGCGCCGGATGCGCGGCCGGGTCGTCGGGTGTCAGCGGTTGGTTCTAGCGGGGGAGAGACCCGATGA